The genomic stretch CTGGGTCTGGTCACGGGCGGGGCCGTCGGCAACCTGGCCGACCGCTTCTTCCGTCACATCCCCGGCCGTCCGGGATCGGTCATCGACTTCATCGCCGCCGCCCGCGTGGGCCAGCACGATTGGTGGCCGGTGTTCAACGTGGCCGACTCGTGCATCGTCGTCGGCGTGATAGTCCTGTTGCTCTCGATCCGCCGGCGCCCACAAGCCGGCCGGCCGGGACCTGACGATCCGGCCGAGGAACACGCGAGCACTGATGGATGAGGTGTTCGACGTCCCCGCGGCGCTCGAGGGGGAGCGACTCGACAGGGCGCTCGCCCTCCTGACGGGCCTCACCCGCAAGGAAGTCGACGACATCGTCGCCGCCGGCCGGGTTCAACTCGGCTCCGCTCCGGCCTCGTCGCGCAGCCGCCGGATTCACGCCGGCGAACACATTCGCGTCACCGGAGGGACCGAGCGGCAGACGCCCGCGGCGCCGGGCGGTGAGGAGGGGGTGCCGTTCGAGGTGGTGTGGAGCGATTCGGAGCTTGTGGTTGTCGACAAGCCGGCGGGTGTCGTGGTGCACCCGGGATCCGGAAACCGCAGCGCGACCCTGGTGAACGGCCTCCTCGACCGCTTCCCGGACATGGCAGGCGCGTTCTCCGAACCGGAGGCAGCGCAGCGACCTGGAGTCGTGCACCGTCTCGACAAGGGGACATCGGGGCTTCTCGTGTTCGCCCGCACCCCTGCCGCGCTCGAATCGCTGCAGCACCAGATGGCCTCCCGGTCCGCCCGCCGCGAATACCTGGCTCTCGTGGCGGGGGACCTCGAGTCCGATCGTGGTTTGATCGATGCGCCGATCGGCCGGTCGGCCCGCGACCCTGTCCGCATGCAGGTGCAGGCCGGCGGCAGGCGGGCGCGCACGAGCTACGAGGTCGTGGAGCGCTTCGGAAACCCCGCGTCGTGCTGCCTGGTTCGGTGCCGGCTGGAGACGGGCAGGACCCACCAGATCCGCGTCCATTTCGCTTCCATCGGGCATCCGGTGGTAGGCGACGACCGTTACGGCACCCGCCGGCTCGGGAGCAGGGAACCGCTGAAGCTTGGAAGGCAGTTCCTGCATGCGACGATGCTGT from Acidimicrobiales bacterium encodes the following:
- a CDS encoding RluA family pseudouridine synthase; this translates as MDEVFDVPAALEGERLDRALALLTGLTRKEVDDIVAAGRVQLGSAPASSRSRRIHAGEHIRVTGGTERQTPAAPGGEEGVPFEVVWSDSELVVVDKPAGVVVHPGSGNRSATLVNGLLDRFPDMAGAFSEPEAAQRPGVVHRLDKGTSGLLVFARTPAALESLQHQMASRSARREYLALVAGDLESDRGLIDAPIGRSARDPVRMQVQAGGRRARTSYEVVERFGNPASCCLVRCRLETGRTHQIRVHFASIGHPVVGDDRYGTRRLGSREPLKLGRQFLHATMLSFDHPSTGERLSFESPLPADLAAVLDELRGC